From the genome of Roseivivax sp. THAF197b:
AGGCGCCGCTTCAGGCGCTGGCCGAGGAGCTGGGCGAGCGCGCCTTCGTGCTGCCCTGCAACCTCTCGGATGCCGATGCCGTGGCCGCGCTGCCGAAACAGGCCGCGGAGGCGATGGGCGCCGTCGATATCCTCGTGAACAATGCGGGTATCACCCGCGACAACATCTTCATGCGGATGTCGGATGACGAATGGCAATCGGTGCTCGATGTAAATCTCACGGCGACCTTCAAACTCTGCAAGGGCGTGATGCGCGGCATGATGAAGGCGCGCTGGGGCCGGATCGTGAATATCTCGTCCATCGTGGGGGCCACCGGCAATCCCGGTCAGGCGAACTATGCCGCGGCCAAGGCAGGCATGGTCGGCATGTCCAAATCGCTGGCCTACGAGGTCGCCACGCGCAACATCACCGTCAACGCCGTGGCGCCGGGCTTCATCGAAACCGCGATGACAGAAAAGCTCAATGACGAGCAGAAAGGCCAGATCATGGGCCAGATCCCCATGGCGCGCATGGGCACGCCCGAGGAGATCGCAGCGGCGGTTCTCTACTTGTCGAGCCCGGAGGCGGGCTATGTCACGGGAACGACCCTGCACGTCAATGGCGGCATGGCGATGCTCTAAGAGTCGGCTTGACGCCGGGGCCGGAAACCGTTTGCCTCTGCCGGACGCTGTGGTAAGAGCGCAGCCAGTTTTGGAACCGGGACAACGATCCGGGCCTGACACCCTTCACCCCCGGGCAACCGGGGACATCGCCGCTTCGGGACGTTTCGGAGCGGCACATTGGGCCAAGGTGCCCGGACAACGATGAGGAAGTGACAATGAGCGACATCGAAGATCGCGTGCGCAAGATTGTGGTCGAGCATCTTGGCGTGGAAGAGGACAAAGTGGTCGAGAACGCATCGTTCATCGACGACCTGGGCGCAGACAGCCTCGACACCGTCGAGCTGGTCATGGCCTTCGAAGAGGAATTCGGTATCGAAATCCCCGACGACGCCGCCGAGACGATCCAGACCTTTGGCGATGCGGTGAAGTTCATCAAGGAAGCCGCGTAAGCGCCCTTGAACGCAACCGAATGATTGAAAACGGCGTCCCGCTCGGGGCGCCGTTTTTTCGTGGCACCACAAGGTCGAAATCGGGGTGGCGGACCGTGCGGGCCTACTCGGCGGCCGGGTCGGGCATGGAGCCGTTGCCGAGACGCCCGGGCATCTTGTCGGCCTTGGCCGCCCCGCGCTCGCCCATGCGTCGTTCGCGCTTCCCGGCGGTCGAATCGCGGCCCGTCTGATACTCCATCTCGGCATTCACCTCGGCGCCCAGAAGGATGATGAAGGCCGACAGCCACATCCAGGTCAGCAGGATGATGACCCCGCCAAGCGCGCCGTATGTCTCGTTGTAGCTCGCGAAATTCTTGGCGTAGATCGAGAAGCCGGTCGTGCCGATCATCCACAGAAACGTGGCCAGCACCGCGCCCGGCACCACCCAGCGCCATTTCGGCGGACGGCGCGAGGGCGCGTAGCGATAGAGAAACGACAGCCCGCCGATGGACATGAGGCCCAGAAGCAGGAATTGCGCGCCGAGGATCAGCGTCTCGACCTGGTAGGACAGGCCGACGAAAGCCAGCGCGGCGGGCGTGCCGATCATCATCGCCAGCGACACCAGAACGCCGAAGATCAGCACGGATGTCAGCACATAGGCGGTGAAGTTGAGCTTGAAAAAGCCCCGCTGCTCCCGCTCACCGTAGGCCACGTTGATGCCGGCCATCAGCGTCTTCACCCCGCGCGTGGCGCCGTAGACCGCCAGAAGCAGCGACAGGATCGACAGAAGACCCGTGGCGCTTTCGGACCCGCCTGTGACCTGGATCACCTGGTCCTGCAGGATGTCGGCCGCGTTTTCGGGCAGGAGGGCCGCAAGCTCATCAAGCTCTGCCGCCACATCCGTCGGATCGAGCGCGTAGCCCGCCACGGAAATCAGCGCGGTGACGGCGGGAAAGATCGCGAGAAGCCCGAAGAAGGCCACGCCCGCAGCAATCACCAGCACGTTGTCGGCGACCGTATCGCTGTAGACGCGTTTCAGGATCTGCCACCAGGCGCGGGCGGGCAGGTCCTGGGGCCGTGTGGCGTTGGAGCCGGGATAGCTGTCGTATTTGGTTTGCATGCTGCGTGTCATCTCGTCTGGGCACCGAAAAAGATAGCGCCACATGAGGATTTCACCACAATCCGCAGCAAATGCGACGAAAAAACCCCGGCACACGCAGTGCCGGGGCCAGTCATCGAGCGGAGCGGAGGGAACCGTCAGCCGTCGAAATTGATCTCTTCCATGATCCGCAGCGCGTCGGAGCGCAGGGCGGCAAGGTCCATCAGGTTCACGTCATCGGCGGTGAATTCACCCCAGGACGCGACCGTTTCGGAAACCTCTGCGCCGGGGCGCACGGGGTATTCGTAGTTCACCTCGGCGTAGATCTCCTGCGCGTCGGAGGAGGCCAGGAAGTCGAGGAATTTCTGCGCGTCCTCGCGGTTCGGTGCCGCTGCGGTCATCGATGCGCCGGAGACGTTCAGATGCGTGCCGCCATTCTCGAATTCCGGGAACAGCACGTTGACGCTTTCGGCCCAGGCGGTCTGCTCTTCGTCCTCGAGCATCTTGCCCATGTAATAGGTGTTGCCGAGCGAGATATCGCATTCGCCGGCCCAGATCGCGCGGACCTGCGCGCGGTCATTGCCCTGCGGCTTGCGTGCGAGGTTGTCCTTGAGGCCCTGTGCCCAGGTCTTCGCTTCCTCGTAGCCGTGGTGATGGATCATCGCGGAGACGAGGGCGAGGTTGTAGGGATGGGTGCCCGAACGGGTGCAGATGCGGCCTTCCCACTTGTCGGAGGCCAGATCCTCGTAGGTGGTGATCTCCGACGGATCGACGCGCTCTTTCGAGGCGTAGACGATGCGCGCACGGGTCGTCACGCCGAACCATTCATTGCCCGGATCGCGGAAGGCGGCGGGGATGTTGTCGACGAGAGCGGGGCTTTCCACCGCCTGCGTGACACCGGCCTCGACCGCCTGGCTGAGGCGCGCGATGTCCACGGTCATGATGATGTCGGCGGGGCTGCGGCTGCCCTCGGCCTGCAGGCGCTCGGTCAGGCCTTCGTCGAGGAAGACCACGTTGGTCTCGATCCCGGTCTCTTTGGTGAAGGCATCGGTGATCGGGGCGATCAGCTCAGGCTGGCGCTGCGAATAGATGTTGACCTCGGCCAGTGCGGGCGTGGCGGCGAGGATCGCGAGCGTGGCGGCGCCGAGAGGCGTGGAACGGACGGACATGATGTCTCCTGTTGGTCTTGCATTTGGTTCCGATGCCCTCGAAATGCCCGACCAATTTAGTCAGGTCAATACCCGACCAAAAAAATCGGAATAAAATTTTTGCCGCGAAGGCGCGTGCAGCAATGATCCGCCAAAGCGGGGCAAGGGGGTATTCGAACTGGAAATGGGGGTGGAATGCGCCGCTGCGCGCGTCTCAGCGGGACCGCGCGCTCAGCCCTGCGCCTTTTCACGCGCCTTGGCGGCATCCCAGAGCGCGTCCATCTCGGCGAGATCACTGTCCTCGGGTCGTTTGCCGCGCGTCTTGAGCTCGGCCTCGACTGCACCGAAGCGGCGGATGAACTTCTGGTTGGCGCTGCGCAGGGCCGCCTCGGGGTCAATCTTCATGTGGCGGGCGAGATTGGCTATGACGAAGAGAAGA
Proteins encoded in this window:
- a CDS encoding YihY/virulence factor BrkB family protein encodes the protein MQTKYDSYPGSNATRPQDLPARAWWQILKRVYSDTVADNVLVIAAGVAFFGLLAIFPAVTALISVAGYALDPTDVAAELDELAALLPENAADILQDQVIQVTGGSESATGLLSILSLLLAVYGATRGVKTLMAGINVAYGEREQRGFFKLNFTAYVLTSVLIFGVLVSLAMMIGTPAALAFVGLSYQVETLILGAQFLLLGLMSIGGLSFLYRYAPSRRPPKWRWVVPGAVLATFLWMIGTTGFSIYAKNFASYNETYGALGGVIILLTWMWLSAFIILLGAEVNAEMEYQTGRDSTAGKRERRMGERGAAKADKMPGRLGNGSMPDPAAE
- the fabG gene encoding 3-oxoacyl-ACP reductase FabG; this translates as MFDLTGKSALITGASGGIGGEIARALHGAGANVGLSGTREAPLQALAEELGERAFVLPCNLSDADAVAALPKQAAEAMGAVDILVNNAGITRDNIFMRMSDDEWQSVLDVNLTATFKLCKGVMRGMMKARWGRIVNISSIVGATGNPGQANYAAAKAGMVGMSKSLAYEVATRNITVNAVAPGFIETAMTEKLNDEQKGQIMGQIPMARMGTPEEIAAAVLYLSSPEAGYVTGTTLHVNGGMAML
- a CDS encoding Fe(3+) ABC transporter substrate-binding protein, encoding MSVRSTPLGAATLAILAATPALAEVNIYSQRQPELIAPITDAFTKETGIETNVVFLDEGLTERLQAEGSRSPADIIMTVDIARLSQAVEAGVTQAVESPALVDNIPAAFRDPGNEWFGVTTRARIVYASKERVDPSEITTYEDLASDKWEGRICTRSGTHPYNLALVSAMIHHHGYEEAKTWAQGLKDNLARKPQGNDRAQVRAIWAGECDISLGNTYYMGKMLEDEEQTAWAESVNVLFPEFENGGTHLNVSGASMTAAAPNREDAQKFLDFLASSDAQEIYAEVNYEYPVRPGAEVSETVASWGEFTADDVNLMDLAALRSDALRIMEEINFDG
- a CDS encoding acyl carrier protein, whose amino-acid sequence is MSDIEDRVRKIVVEHLGVEEDKVVENASFIDDLGADSLDTVELVMAFEEEFGIEIPDDAAETIQTFGDAVKFIKEAA